From Schizosaccharomyces pombe strain 972h- genome assembly, chromosome: II, the proteins below share one genomic window:
- the cho2 gene encoding phosphatidylethanolamine N-methyltransferase Cho2 has product MTNQIPSASSAADFGSSKSTSVDAVPNMDKSSSVRRKNIDSNGLQQTNQIEQAESSLNAEADHSEPERYGCTPSGKVFLLPKEQENRRSILETVDPRFSKTPWDWIVISSILAQVLLFFMTTGAVRRYSMMLCFFFWRISYDAGIGFLLHMQSNHRKVVTWISDFGFFDKENHPKLYDLTKKQLISKMDSSYNYDTSPLEFNSWLVFRHFVDLILMCDFCSYILMGLAWTCWPKVNIILQFLRIFGGIALIVFNYWVKMDAHRVVRDYAWYWGDFFFLLRSSLVFNGVFELAPHPMYSVGYAGYYGMSLLTGSYAVLFASILAHAAQFGFLLFVENPHIERTYGTDINHARLSPRGEDNEFELPPEHDLVGFVNFDFTRISDVALLIIALYSIFIILLSSNSHYSQFWAIFQAFVWRFLHSIIHAFILFYQSKSKAWTKHFIRNGESAAYAWSQWKGLYNLTLNMSYISFVMAAWKLYHLPSNWTYGLVSLRHALGFGLIALHIYTSVSIYEDLGQYGWFYGDFFLPSRSPKLVYQGIYRYVNNPERFLGCSAYWGLALISSSAWIFLIAILAQLSNLAIIRLVEQPHMQKVYGNTLRKEAGISKLIKQATSEKGNILPKTVETHMKALTTSVDKVLDQTAEALEEFVNTAPPKVQELLKGTESNLRKNAQLAILKLFAPQLSSSTHFDYKLEIKGIDNNQVLLGHPITVCWTASPNHEINDWIGLYKLSDNASDLYTQTSSEGRWSAIDANGYTSHCSSIKSLSNDKNSGEVEFSGDLLFWETGTFEFRYHYGGKHLVMAKTEPFVITATSMNTTDVDEVSAYLLKSIKFCDPNITPHDGDASLCDISEGSARKLTSIIKYSFGIDLSYRVVQVDGSCSALSRRIVNSLKILQSFDGPSGAKDD; this is encoded by the coding sequence ATGACCAACCAAATTCCGTCTGCATCTTCAGCGGCAGATTTTGGAAGCTCAAAATCTACTTCTGTTGATGCAGTTCCAAATATGGATAAATCTTCGTCCGTTCGccgaaaaaatattgataGCAATGGTTTGCAACAAACTAATCAAATCGAGCAAGCAGAAAGTAGTTTGAATGCCGAAGCTGATCACTCTGAACCTGAACGTTATGGTTGTACACCGTCAGGAAAAGTTTTCTTATTACCAaaagaacaagaaaatCGACGAAGTATATTAGAAACTGTAGATCCTCGGTTTTCTAAGACACCCTGGGATTGGATTGTCATTTCATCTATCCTTGCTCAAGTACTTCTGTTTTTTATGACAACCGGTGCAGTTCGTCGTTACTCTATGATgctttgtttctttttttggagAATCAGTTATGATGCTGGTATAGGTTTTTTGCTACATATGCAATCGAATCATAGAAAAGTTGTCACTTGGATTTCTgactttggtttttttgataaagaaaatcacCCGAAGCTTTAtgatttaacaaaaaagcaACTTATATCTAAGATGGACTCTAGTTATAACTATGATACTTCCCCTCTTGAGTTTAATTCCTGGTTGGTATTCCGTCACTTCGTCGATTTAATTCTCATGTGCGATTTCTGCTCATACATTTTGATGGGATTGGCATGGACTTGTTGGCCGAAGGTTAATAtcattcttcaatttttgaggaTTTTTGGAGGTATCGCGCTTATTGTATTCAACTATTGGGTAAAAATGGATGCTCATAGAGTTGTTCGCGACTACGCTTGGTATTGGGgtgattttttctttttgcttcGCTCTTCTTTGGTTTTCAACGGAGTTTTTGAGCTCGCTCCTCATCCCATGTATTCTGTAGGTTATGCTGGTTATTATGGTATGAGTCTTTTAACTGGTAGTTATGCAGTTCTTTTTGCTAGCATCCTCGCACATGCTGCTCAATTTGGTTTCTTACTGTTTGTTGAAAACCCCCATATTGAGAGAACATATGGTACAGACATCAATCATGCTAGATTGTCTCCACGGGGTGAAGACaatgaatttgaattaCCTCCAGAACATGATTTAGTTGGGTTTGTCAACTTTGATTTCACTAGGATTTCCGATGTCGCTTTGCTTATCATAGCCTTGTATAGtattttcataattttGTTATCGTCGAATTCTCATTATAGTCAGTTTTGGGCTATATTTCAAGCTTTTGTTTGGCGTTTCTTGCATTCCATAATTCATgcttttattcttttttaccaatcaaaaagcaaagcaTGGACCAAACATTTTATCAGAAATGGTGAATCTGCTGCTTATGCATGGTCCCAATGGAAGGGGTTATATAATCTTACATTGAACATGTCTTATATTTCCTTTGTTATGGCTGCTTGGAAATTGTATCATTTACCTTCAAACTGGACGTATGGACTTGTGTCTCTAAGACATGCCTTAGGTTTTGGACTGATTGCTTTACATATTTATACATCTGTCTCAATATATGAAGACCTAGGGCAATATGGTTGGTTTTACGGTGACTTCTTTTTACCTAGCCGATCACCCAAGCTTGTTTATCAAGGAATTTATCGATATGTTAACAATCCTGAGCGATTCCTTGGTTGTTCGGCTTATTGGGGTCTTGCATTGATCAGCAGTTCTGCTTGGATATTTTTAATCGCAATTCTAGCACAACTTTCTAATCTAGCAATTATCCGTTTAGTCGAACAGCCACATATGCAGAAAGTTTATGGAAACACTCTTCGTAAAGAAGCCGGTATTTCTAAATTGATTAAACAGGCTACTTctgaaaaaggaaatattcTTCCAAAAACAGTCGAGACGCATATGAAAGCTTTAACAACATCCGTTGATAAGGTTCTGGATCAAACTGCAGAAGCTCTTGAGGAGTTTGTAAATACTGCACCACCGAAAGTACAGGAATTATTGAAAGGAACTGAAAGCAATCTTCGTAAAAATGCACAACTCGCCATTCTCAAACTGTTTGCTCCTCAATTAAGTAGCTCTACTCATTTTGATTATAAGTTAGAAATTAAAGGAATTGACAACAACCAAGTACTATTGGGGCATCCCATTACGGTATGCTGGACAGCTTCTCCGAATCATGAAATTAACGATTGGATTGGACTTTATAAATTATCTGACAATGCGAGCGATCTTTATACTCAAACTTCGAGTGAAGGTCGGTGGTCTGCGATTGATGCCAATGGCTACACATCTCATTGTTCCAGTATAAAGTCACTTTCGAATGACAAAAATTCTGGAGAAGTTGAGTTTTCCGGAGATCTGTTATTTTGGGAAACCGGAACGTTTGAATTCCGTTATCATTATGGGGGAAAGCATTTAGTTATGGCAAAAACAGAACCTTTCGTGATCACTGCAACTTCAATGAATACTACCGACGTGGATGAAGTTTCAGCATATTTACTTAAATCCATTAAATTTTGTGACCCTAATATAACACCGCATGATGGTGATGCGTCCTTGTGCGATATTTCTGAAGGTTCTGCTAGAAAACTAACTTCTATCATCAAGTATAGCTTCGGCATAGATTTAAGTTATCGCGTTGTTCAAGTAGATGGCAGCTGTAGCGCTTTATCTCGAAGAATCGTCAATtccttaaaaattttacaatctTTTGATGGTCCCAGCGGTGCAAAAGATGATTAA
- the iml1 gene encoding GATOR1-SEACIT GTPase activating complex subunit Iml1: protein MAITLNLWTHESSLFPNDAVLNYDLVPSAKPGDIFEIRAQNGDEIALQHNHSSTGKLHAKREKEPVYLMPSPLTDDLKRRHPNLQLSVVSHISSLLNIKNREPVVVKICEDKTNLEAEHVVIFFRDQFISRSDMWKLFRELCGKCVYLKQRVSFIGDVPGEIRCIWRKGKKCHSAYISERTKPIFRSESARFLIFIQMSEEMWHFEEDGELNYNKAIDGFLPDLFSFWRDLGTHHLVSIILFTRVEYSHHGPMCVWQPRSQKNSEKGSSIYPQNSFNASIDNEGGPYEDFFKVVVDNVSSRDWQPVLANLKLELAKFRQDVIVRKIKDENGREIEYICGRMTGSQEGNFLEVINMAVFQFQSDYIDRDLSRTGTSIIIVTPGTGLYEVNEKMLHLTSKSLLNTVVGMDIVSLGKVPLFLTPIVRYKNPVKNKKRSQLTSRISSSVSPSNVIPNSLTSSVSNFSVSSFLNNLKEDTEWLYTFPIGCNISFYSTTEMRSLRSPWENLMREHQFEPTAKMHELQMMGVLEAESAKISIPLLQSDPLLKGSVFSEEVQEDYDERQFTGEAAVSANDVLSSSSPRHFSSHTPVNVDKSSYLEMNGHSLSTVISGKESISSFGAKVDDLKSTSKESARQFGKSALTERLQKLAGNSSNVSSSLQTSSSNKSSLLTKKSSFPALLKGFLALPATVTTSANPLGFKSTIQRPIPIKNNEDSDSCKAFSQAPPIATKKPPTFLKPNSPEYAKTVIPKSSTNLENEYQTPWKIIQNPFKLKETTADNDPVSLRWEHLYMKVQDVRKFNWLSMCTPGALPLTFSYFPSEEELNDKFEEYTYTIGIDPEFTQMNQQELLAEMICQRLSRGYQIVVNPAAAVSYSGNPKANKAGTITDFSRSVNNQRNGHLTVGSDAVCLSLGDSQFHRLSCDSVGYNIEVKRYVKKVSGQGKMRYDYNFWSKNECKYVKSNITFSANDSANYNWNYVDQLICGFETYLPDSVKYWRARFVLLPMSTTSTHVFQKYQLLDHADALSDEEFRVEGIYKLSELLYKGKIDPMNDSNNKTPNTSPAELLGIKFTTLPMAQYIHSELEALRLDSSRNEQSLFMPNKRLDCSADLHTIAKEIQGPGGPKIDDITWHYRIYENCFLGSEFVSWLANTFIGINTREEALKYGNKLLSLGLFDHALKKHPLLDGYYVYRISPDYSIKPVSNRPYRSWFSRKKDSGQKHLDNKIITESEAGPSRLELSRRILFNADVEKKNGKSETVTVHYDLLHNPASCYHIRIEWLLATASVIEKLLQSWSRILERYGLKLVEAPIHEIAAVGELNPFDQVSIISLALDPPPIPERAPLVNDPVNYSKNWWNVKILEHFDFILDTEAASTFPKSITAVYSWGKPNFRYVQYIHRTGTVLVQIDDDQRFLWLPNRLHNSKVSKLSFTKSNKSTLNPNLKETAEELERKFREFCSNKDELDQFYGIVNHASDDRRSIYSSASTHASNASADDASNVNV from the coding sequence ATGGCTATTACCTTGAACCTGTGGACGCACGAATCATCATTGTTTCCAAACGATGCAGTCTTAAATTATGATTTAGTACCTTCTGCTAAACCTGGtgatatttttgaaataagGGCCCAAAATGGTGATGAAATCGCTTTACAGCATAATCACTCAAGCACAGGGAAACTACATGCTAAACGTGAAAAAGAACCAGTATATTTGATGCCCTCCCCTTTAACAGATGATTTAAAGAGGCGACATCCGAATCTGCAACTTTCAGTTGTATCTCACATAAGCTCTTTGctcaatataaaaaatcgtGAACCGGTGGTTGTCAAAATTTGTGAAGACAAAACTAATTTAGAAGCCGAACATGtggtaattttttttcgggACCAATTTATATCTAGAAGCGATATGTGGAAGCTTTTTAGAGAATTATGCGGTAAATGCGTTTATCTAAAACAGCGTGTTTCCTTTATAGGAGATGTGCCTGGAGAAATTAGATGTATATggagaaaaggaaaaaaatgtcATTCAGCGTACATTTCAGAACGCACTAAGCCAATTTTTCGGTCTGAAAGTGCCagatttctaatttttattcaaatgaGTGAAGAGATGTGGCactttgaagaagatggaGAGCTCAATTATAACAAAGCAATAGATGGTTTTCTTCCtgatcttttttctttttggagAGACTTAGGAACTCATCATTTGGTTTCtataattttgtttactcGTGTCGAGTACAGCCACCATGGGCCTATGTGTGTTTGGCAACCAAGgtctcaaaaaaatagtgaAAAAGGAAGTAGTATTTATCCAcaaaattctttcaatGCTTCTATTGATAACGAAGGTGGTCCTTACgaagattttttcaaggtGGTGGTGGATAATGTTTCTAGCAGAGATTGGCAACCTGTTTTAGCAAATTTGAAACTAGAACTTGCAAAATTTCGACAAGATGTCATTGTTAGGAAAATTAAGGATGAAAATGGGAGAGAAATTGAGTATATATGCGGAAGGATGACAGGATCCCAAGAAGGCAACTTTTTGGAAGTCATTAATATGGCTGtctttcaatttcagtCAGATTATATCGACAGAGATTTATCACGTACTGGTACTAGTATCATAATAGTTACCCCAGGAACTGGTTTATATgaagtaaatgaaaaaatgctACACTTGACTTCTAAAAGCTTACTCAATACCGTTGTTGGTATGGATATCGTATCCTTAGGAAAAGTTCCTTTATTTCTAACGCCTATTGTTCGATACAAAAATCCggtgaaaaacaaaaaaagatccCAACTAACCAGCAgaatttcttcttccgTTTCCCCTTCTAATGTAATACCAAATTCCTTAACGTCATCAGTTTCAAACTTCTCAGTGTCTTcctttttgaataatttaaagGAGGATACCGAATGGTTATATACATTTCCAATTGGCTGTAACATTAGTTTTTACAGTACTACGGAAATGAGGTCCTTACGTTCTCCTTGGGAAAATTTAATGCGAGAACATCAATTTGAGCCTACTGCAAAAATGCATGAATTACAAATGATGGGTGTACTGGAAGCCGAAAGTGCCAAAATTTCGATTCCATTATTACAGTCTGATCCATTGTTGAAAGGGTCTGTGTTCAGTGAAGAAGTGCAAGAAGATTACGATGAACGGCAATTTACTGGTGAGGCTGCTGTTAGTGCAAACGATGTTTTGAGCTCATCATCTCCTCGCCATTTCTCATCTCATACACCCGTTAATGTGGACAAAAGTTCTTACCTTGAGATGAATGGGCATAGTCTTTCTACAGTAATTTCAGGGAAAGAATCGATATCTAGTTTTGGAGCTAAAGTTGATGATCTTAAAAGCACCAGCAAAGAGTCGGCAAGACAGTTTGGTAAATCTGCCCTCACCGAAAGGCTACAGAAATTAGCTGGTAACTCTAGCAATGTATCGTCTTCCTTACAAACGTCTTCATCTAATAAGTCTTCACTTCTTACCAAAAAGTCTTCCTTTCCGGCTTTATTAAAAGGTTTCTTGGCTCTCCCCGCTACGGTTACTACTTCGGCAAACCCACTTGGTTTCAAATCTACAATTCAAAGACCTATTCCgatcaaaaataatgaagatAGTGATAGTTGCAAGGCTTTTAGTCAAGCTCCTCCAATAGCGACAAAAAAGCCCCCAACGTTTTTAAAGCCCAACAGTCCTGAATATGCTAAGACTGTAATTCCGAAAAGTTCTACCAATTTAGAGAATGAATATCAAACACCATGGAAGATTATTCAAAATCCTTTTAAACTGAAAGAGACAACTGCTGATAATGATCCCGTTTCTTTAAGATGGGAACATCTCTATATGAAAGTGCAGGATGTTAGGAAGTTTAATTGGCTTTCCATGTGTACTCCTGGTGCGCTTCCGTTAACTTTTAGTTACTTCCCTTCTGAAGAGGAATTGAATGATAAATTTGAGGAATACACATACACAATTGGAATCGATCCTGAATTTACTCAAATGAATCAACAGGAATTACTTGCTGAGATGATTTGTCAAAGATTATCACGTGGATATCAAATTGTGGTTAATCCAGCTGCCGCGGTCTCTTATAGCGGTAATCCCAAGGCCAATAAGGCAGGAACGATTACCGATTTCTCTCGCTCTGTAAATAATCAAAGAAATGGGCATTTAACAGTAGGCAGTGATGCAGTTTGCCTTTCTCTAGGCGATAGTCAGTTCCACAGGCTTTCATGTGATTCAGTAGGATACAATATTGAAGTAAAGCGTTATGTCAAAAAGGTTTCTGGTCAAGGTAAAATGAGATACGattataatttttggtctaaaaatgaatgtaAATATGTCAAGTCTAATATCACATTTTCTGCCAATGATTCCGCAAATTATAATTGGAATTACGTCGATCAATTAATATGTGGATTTGAGACTTATTTACCCGACTCTGTTAAATATTGGCGAGCCCGTTTTGTGTTGTTACCAATGTCTACTACATCAACAcatgtttttcaaaagtatcAATTGCTGGATCATGCGGATGCTCTAAGCGATGAAGAATTTAGAGTTGAAGGTATTTACAAGCTAAGTGAACTTTTgtataaaggaaaaattgaCCCCATGAATGACagcaataataaaacaccGAATACTTCGCCTGCTGAACTTCTAGGAATCAAATTTACAACTTTACCAATGGCTCAGTATATTCACTCTGAATTAGAAGCGTTGCGATTGGATTCTTCTAGGAATGAACAATCATTGTTTATGCCTAATAAACGATTAGATTGCTCTGCTGACCTTCATACCATCGCTAAAGAAATTCAAGGGCCTGGTGGTCCTAAAATTGACGATATTACATGGCATTACAGAATTTATGAGAATTGTTTTCTTGGGAGTGAATTTGTTTCCTGGTTAGCTAATACCTTCATTGGTATCAATACTAGAGAAGAAGCTCTTAAATATGGAAATAAGTTGTTAAGCCTAGGACTCTTTGATCatgcattaaaaaaacaccCTTTGTTAGATGGCTACTATGTTTATCGAATTTCACCCGATTACAGTATCAAACCTGTTTCAAACAGGCCATATCGTAGTTGGTTCAGTCGAAAAAAAGATTCAGGTCAAAAACATTtagataataaaataataacagAATCAGAAGCTGGTCCTTCTCGGTTAGAGTTGTCGAGACgcattttgtttaatgcAGAcgttgagaaaaaaaatgggaaaTCCGAAACAGTGACCGTCCATTACGATTTGCTTCATAATCCTGCCTCATGTTATCATATTCGCATTGAATGGTTATTGGCTACAGCAAGTGTTATCGAGAAGCTCCTTCAATCTTGGTCACGGATTTTAGAGCGTTATGGCTTGAAATTAGTGGAAGCTCCAATTCATGAAATTGCAGCCGTCGGAGAACTTAACCCCTTTGACCAAGTCTCGATCATTTCACTAGCGTTAGATCCTCCACCTATTCCTGAACGAGCGCCTCTGGTAAATGATCCAGTGAACTATTCTAAGAATTGGTGGAATGTTAAAATTCTTGAGCactttgattttattttagacACCGAAGCAGCTAGTACGTTTCCGAAATCAATTACCGCAGTTTATTCTTGGGGAAAACCTAACTTTCGTTACGTACAATACATACACAGAACAGGAACTGTGCTAGTTCAAATTGATGATGATCAACGATTTTTGTGGCTTCCAAATCGCCTTCATAACTCAAAGGTTAGCAAATTGAGTTTCACCAAAAGCAACAAAAGCACTTTGAATCCTAATTTGAAAGAGACTGCTGAAGAATTAGAGCGTAAATTTAGGGAATTTTGCTCAAATAAAGATGAGCTGGATCAGTTTTATGGTATTGTGAATCATGCAAGTGATGATCGTCGTAGTATTTATTCTTCAGCTAGTACTCATGCTTCAAATGCTTCAGCAGATGATGCCTCTAATGTTAACGTATAA
- the pph3 gene encoding serine/threonine protein phosphatase — MTDLDLDWQLEELENGRLIPESNVVELCQRVRDILIEESNIQWISSPVTICGDIHGQLHDLLELFRIGGSCPGTKYLFLGDFVDRGFYSVETFLLLLTLKCKYPKEMTLIRGNHESRQITQVYGFYDECVRKYGSANVWRYCCEIFDYLSLGALVDGKVFCVHGGLSPSISSIDQIRLLDRKQEVPHEGAMCDLLWSDPEDISGWGLSPRGAGFLFGADVSEVFNRANDLSFIARAHQLVMEGYKIHFSDKDKQYPKFTNEEDSELDSDSASPVDDSPAPGDIITIPEKDKGSVVTVWSAPNYCYRCGNVASILQLDENQTQSFKIFGTASQERSGIPTKRPIADYFL; from the exons ATGACTGATTTAGATTTGGATTGGCAACTTGAGGAACTGGAGAACGGAAGGTTAATTCCAGAATCAAATG TTGTTGAACTTTGTCAGCGTGTAAGagatattttaattgagGAATCTAACATACAATGGATCTCATCTCCTGTAACCATTTGTGGTGATATCCATGGCCAATTGCATGATTTACTGGAGCTTTTTCGAATTGGTGGGTCATGTCCAGgtacaaaatatttatttctagGGGATTTTGTTGATAGAGGGTTTTACTCTGTAGAAACATTTCTCCTGTTATTGActttaaaatgtaaatatcCGAAAGAGATGACCCTTATCCGGGGAAATCATGAATCACGACAAATAACACAAGTTTATGGATTTTATGACGAATGTGTAAGGAAATATGGTTCTGCCAATGTATGGCGATATTGTTGtgaaatatttgattatCTTTCGCTTGGTGCTTTGGTGGATGGAAAGGTTTTTTGTGTGCACGGTGGACTTTCACCAAGCATCAGCAGTATCGATCAG ATTCGACTGTTGGATCGAAAACAAGAAGTTCCGCATGAAGGAGCAATGTGTGATCTACTTTGGTCAGATCCAGAAGATATTAGTGGATGGGGTTTATCTCCCAGAGGTGCTggatttttgtttggtgCCGACGTTTCTGAAGTTTTTAATCGCGCTAATGACCTTTCATTCATTGCTCGTGCTCATCAATTGGTTATGGAGGGTTACAAAATCCATTTTTCCGATAAAGATAAACAGTATCCcaaatttacaaatgaaGAGGACTCTGAGCTGGATTCAGATTCTGCCTCACCTGTTGATGATTCTCCGGCACCTGGAGACATAATAACCATTCCAGAAAAGGATAAAGGAAGCGTGGTTACTGTTTGGAGTGCACCCAATTACTGTTACAGATGTGGAAATGTTGCTTCTATATTACAACTTGATGAAAACCAAACGCAATCCTTTAAGATTTTTGGTACTGCCTCTCAAGAAAGATCTGGCATTCCAACAAAACGACCCATTGCCGACTACTTTTTAtga
- the grx4 gene encoding CIA machinery monothiol glutaredoxin Grx4 produces MSVEITFVEQFQEILQNGKEQIILLNFYAPWAAPCKQMNQVFDQFAKDTKNAVFLKIEAEKFSDIAESFDVNAVPLFVLIHGAKVLARISGANPQKLKAAIDEYIQPLISQISSTNASVETQVNSVQTTNTTSNTSKAPNGLDSELNERLSTLTNAHNVMLFLKGTPSEPACGFSRKLVGLLREQNVQYGFFNILADDSVRQGLKVFSDWPTFPQLYIKGEFVGGLDIVSEMIENGELQEMLPN; encoded by the coding sequence ATGAGCGTCGAAATTACTTTTGTTGAACAATTTCAAGAGATATTGCAAAATGGAAAAGAGCAAATAATTTTACTCAATTTTTATGCACCATGGGCTGCTCCATGCAAGCAAATGAACCAAGTCTTTGATCAATTTGCAAAGGACACGAAAAATGCCgttttcttaaaaattgaagctGAAAAATTTTCCGATATAGCAGAGTCGTTTGATGTAAACGCTGTTCCtctatttgttttaatcCACGGAGCAAAAGTTTTGGCTAGAATTTCGGGGGCAAAtcctcaaaaattgaaggcTGCTATTGACGAGTATATTCAACCCCTTATCTCCCAAATATCCTCTACCAACGCGTCCGTGGAAACTCAAGTAAATTCCGTTCAGACTACCAACACTACTTCCAATACCTCTAAAGCTCCAAATGGGTTGGATTCTGAACTAAATGAAAGGTTGAGCACGCTAACAAATGCTCACAATGTTATGCTCTTTTTAAAGGGTACTCCTTCAGAACCTGCATGTGGTTTTAGTCGTAAGCTCGTTGGATTACTTCGTGAGCAAAACGTTCAGTAtggattttttaacatattGGCTGATGATTCTGTACGCCAAGGTCTTAAAGTGTTTTCCGATTGGCCAACTTTCCCTCAATTGTACATTAAAGGTGAATTCGTCGGTGGTTTAGATATTGTTTCGGAGATGATTGAAAATGGTGAATTGCAAGAGATGCTTCCCAATTAA